The proteins below are encoded in one region of Chryseobacterium wanjuense:
- a CDS encoding acyltransferase family protein — protein MKRDLYIDFAKGLATLSIIFIHTAFWSGQFYIPAEVRVFSLVFDVALFYALSGITSGSNIEKTFYRLLKLQITYMIFVTFLFFLDYFFKVLGLSFFSLEWLQRFYSTFGSKYTTVGISSVPQWQNLGNWYLHQYTNADTFPVVMGSFWYLKVYFILTVFGVLILRFFPKHINWFIGICLALTLIFNIFPEIYPTGQVGYVAFYLSLFLIANKMRGKTIPAKIIPLLYGIVAAALIWMFWYYGSEIFYKINKNKFPPKVPYIIWSLFSLVTLFVFYNRLKVTKENFVTYIGKNAIFFYFAQGISSSLVYFLVVPLKEKMSWWILMILIYIINIILAFIISGGLKKIDTLGWKILEFLRIKTAAK, from the coding sequence ATGAAGAGAGACCTTTATATTGATTTCGCAAAAGGACTGGCAACACTTTCCATCATATTCATACACACGGCTTTCTGGTCGGGACAATTTTATATTCCGGCAGAGGTAAGGGTATTTTCTTTGGTTTTTGATGTTGCTCTATTCTATGCCCTGAGCGGAATTACATCCGGTTCCAATATTGAGAAGACCTTTTACAGACTTTTAAAGCTGCAGATCACCTATATGATTTTTGTGACTTTTCTGTTTTTTCTTGATTATTTCTTTAAAGTTCTCGGACTCAGCTTTTTCTCTCTGGAGTGGCTGCAACGTTTTTATTCAACTTTTGGTTCAAAATATACTACCGTAGGTATTTCCAGTGTCCCTCAATGGCAAAATTTAGGAAATTGGTACCTGCATCAATATACCAACGCAGATACTTTTCCTGTGGTAATGGGGAGTTTCTGGTATTTGAAAGTATATTTTATATTAACCGTTTTCGGAGTTTTAATTTTAAGATTTTTCCCAAAACACATCAATTGGTTTATTGGAATTTGCCTTGCATTGACTCTCATATTCAACATCTTCCCGGAAATTTATCCCACAGGACAGGTTGGGTATGTTGCTTTTTATTTATCCTTATTTTTAATTGCCAATAAAATGCGTGGCAAGACTATTCCGGCAAAAATAATTCCTCTGCTTTACGGAATCGTCGCAGCAGCCCTGATCTGGATGTTCTGGTATTATGGAAGCGAAATATTTTATAAAATCAATAAAAACAAATTCCCGCCGAAGGTTCCTTATATTATCTGGTCTTTGTTTTCATTGGTCACCCTTTTCGTTTTTTACAACAGATTAAAGGTTACAAAAGAAAATTTCGTCACCTACATTGGGAAAAACGCCATATTTTTCTACTTCGCACAAGGGATCAGCTCTTCTCTGGTCTATTTTTTAGTCGTTCCGTTGAAAGAGAAAATGTCCTGGTGGATTTTAATGATTTTAATTTATATCATTAATATCATTCTGGCTTTTATCATCTCAGGAGGATTGAAGAAAATCGACACTTTAGGTTGGAAAATCTTGGAGTTCCTGAGGATAAAAACCGCTGCAAAGTAA
- a CDS encoding neutral zinc metallopeptidase, translating into MKVNFKFPLLAGALAVFSLSACNDDSMENPALPEQQTENAKIDQPNALEKVCYYVDQYWSSSSVLTTSLQNSTDTNFMNSQMTKIASLWGRSNPTLRFVNDPSNFNSTYNAISYSTGKIYYGYAIYYDAKSKGGDIVNAMILAHEYGHQLQYIFGLPSVSESTARPNELEADGFAGYYLRRPNGYNQSSFAQIAAAYEFAQSIGDYQTTSPGHHGTPPQRRSAVRLGFLLGQYDLSASAFDYNFFYYYQGVLNGTYKMGKNSQYPEIDAYMSQYIDELKKIQNGEISAEEFKQLK; encoded by the coding sequence ATGAAAGTAAACTTTAAATTCCCCTTACTAGCGGGAGCACTTGCTGTATTCTCATTATCAGCATGTAATGACGATTCTATGGAAAATCCGGCACTGCCAGAACAGCAAACGGAAAACGCAAAAATCGATCAGCCGAATGCGCTGGAAAAAGTCTGTTATTACGTAGATCAGTACTGGAGTTCAAGCTCAGTTTTAACGACTTCTTTACAAAATTCCACAGACACCAATTTTATGAACTCTCAAATGACGAAAATTGCAAGCCTGTGGGGAAGAAGCAATCCTACCCTGAGATTTGTGAACGATCCATCGAATTTCAACTCTACGTACAATGCGATTTCGTATTCTACAGGGAAAATTTATTACGGTTATGCCATTTATTATGATGCAAAAAGCAAAGGCGGAGATATCGTTAATGCCATGATTCTTGCTCACGAATACGGACATCAGCTGCAGTACATTTTCGGATTACCTTCTGTAAGTGAATCGACTGCAAGACCAAACGAACTGGAAGCAGACGGTTTTGCAGGATATTATCTGAGAAGACCGAATGGGTACAATCAATCTAGCTTTGCACAAATTGCTGCCGCGTATGAATTTGCCCAAAGCATCGGAGATTATCAGACTACAAGTCCGGGACATCACGGAACGCCTCCACAAAGAAGGTCTGCAGTGCGTTTAGGATTTTTATTAGGTCAGTATGATCTTTCCGCATCTGCATTTGATTACAATTTCTTCTATTATTATCAGGGAGTGTTGAACGGAACTTACAAAATGGGAAAAAACTCTCAATATCCTGAAATTGACGCTTATATGAGTCAGTACATCGATGAACTGAAAAAAATCCAGAACGGGGAAATTTCTGCAGAAGAGTTTAAACAGCTTAAATAA